A genomic stretch from Pristiophorus japonicus isolate sPriJap1 chromosome 6, sPriJap1.hap1, whole genome shotgun sequence includes:
- the kcne4 gene encoding potassium voltage-gated channel subfamily E member 4, giving the protein MENSNETNFAEIPTQTAKTASGSEDNEYLYILIVMSFYGVFLLGIVLGYIKSKRHERKDDMLFLYDDRGEWAGLKSAHMSLVFSALPESVVPALSCAMCSMESSVSSETAQDIQLTVEEEEVDRTENLLNDISGSGECGTHPPTENTC; this is encoded by the coding sequence ATGGAGAATTCAAACGAGACCAACTTCGCTGAAATACCAACTCAGACGGCCAAGACTGCAAGTGGCTCCGAAGATAACGAGTATCTGTACATTTTAATAGTCATGTCTTTCTATGGAGTTTTCCTCCTGGGAATAGTGCTGGGCTACATCAAATCCAAGAGACACGAACGGAAAGATGACATGCTGTTCCTGTATGATGACAGAGGGGAGTGGGCTGGGCTGAAGTCGGcgcacatgtctttggtgttcagcGCCTTGCCAGAGAGCGTGGTGCCCGCTCTGTCCTGCGCTATGTGTTCCATGGAGAGCAGCGTGAGCTCGGAGACAGCACAGGACATCCAACTTACTGTCGAGGAAGAGGAGGTAGATAGAACTGAAAACCTGCTCAATGACATTTCAGGTAGCGGTGAGTGCGGCACTCATCCGCCAACTGAAAACACTTGTTAA